Proteins encoded by one window of Vitis vinifera cultivar Pinot Noir 40024 chromosome 10, ASM3070453v1:
- the LOC100254838 gene encoding putative GEM-like protein 8 isoform X2, with amino-acid sequence MPINCQCNDPSPSNGAQMLTQNKIDSMNHRMNKHWKKTENFVHGIREHVRIGSKISETVKGKLRLGTRILQLRGVKKVFRQIFGVGKGEKLLKASQCYLSTTAGPIAGLLFISTQRLAFFSERSIRFSSPNGELVRFHYMVSVP; translated from the exons ATGCCAATCAACTGCCAATGCAATGATCCCTCTCCTTCAAATGGCGCTCAGATGTTAACTCAAA ataaaattgattcaatgAATCATAGGATGAACAAACATTGGAAAAAGACAGAAAATTTTGTGCATGGAATCCGAGAGCATG TGAGAATAGGTTCTAAGATCTCTGAAACTGTGAAGGGCAAGTTGAGATTGGGGACTAGGATTCTTCAACTTAGAGGGGTGAAGAAAGTTTTCAGACAAATTTTTGGTGTTGGAAAAGGAGAGAAGCTGTTGAAGGCTTCTCAATGTTATTTATCAACAACAGCAGGCCCTATAGCAGGCCTCCTCTTTATCTCAACTCAAAGGCTTGCATTTTTCAGTGAAAGATCAATCAGATTTTCTTCCCCAAATGGTGAATTGGTTAGATTTCATTACATG GTCTCTGTTCCATGA
- the LOC100249715 gene encoding GEM-like protein 4: protein MENQVAGRVIGIPISCPNENTSSSNPSLALTHNKVDRMKHMMNKDEKKANNIVHRIREHVRLAPRIFETVKGKLSLGARILQQGGMKRIFKQLFGVREGEKLLKASQCYLSTTAGPIAGLLFLSTQRVAFCSERSIKCSSPNGELIRFHYKVSIPLGKIERVDQRVNTTNQSQKYMEIVTVDNFEFWFMGFLNYQKAIICLHQALSQS from the exons ATGGAGAACCAAGTTGCAGGACGGGTCATTGGAATCCCAATCAGCTGCCCAAATGAGAATACCTCTTCTTCAAATCCATCTCTGGCATTAACTCATA ATAAAGTAGATAGGATGAAGCATATGATGAACAAAGATGAGAAAAAGGCCAATAATATTGTGCATAGAATCAGAGAACATG TAAGACTGGCACCTAGGATCTTTGAAACTGTGAAGGGGAAGCTCAGCTTGGGGGCTAGGATTCTCCAACAAGGAGGCATGAAGAGAATTTTCAAGCAACTTTTTGGTGTTAGGGAAGGAGAGAAGCTGTTGAAGGCTTCTCAATGCTATTTATCAACAACAGCAGGCCCCATAGCAGGcctcctctttctctctacTCAAAGGGTTGCCTTTTGCAGTGAGAGATCCATCAAATGCTCTTCTCCAAATGGGGAATTGATTAGATTCCATTACAAG GTCTCAATCCCACTGGGAAAGATAGAGAGAGTAGACCAAAGAGTGAATACGACAAATCAATCTCAGAAGTATATGGAAATAGTCACTGTGGACAATTTTGAGTTCTGGTTTATGGGGTTCTTGAATTATCAGAAAGCTATCATCTGTCTCCACCAGGCACTCTCTCAATCTTGA
- the LOC100254838 gene encoding putative GEM-like protein 8 isoform X1 — MPINCQCNDPSPSNGAQMLTQNKIDSMNHRMNKHWKKTENFVHGIREHVRIGSKISETVKGKLRLGTRILQLRGVKKVFRQIFGVGKGEKLLKASQCYLSTTAGPIAGLLFISTQRLAFFSERSIRFSSPNGELVRFHYMVDDSHNSLFSSPSPCFSISK, encoded by the exons ATGCCAATCAACTGCCAATGCAATGATCCCTCTCCTTCAAATGGCGCTCAGATGTTAACTCAAA ataaaattgattcaatgAATCATAGGATGAACAAACATTGGAAAAAGACAGAAAATTTTGTGCATGGAATCCGAGAGCATG TGAGAATAGGTTCTAAGATCTCTGAAACTGTGAAGGGCAAGTTGAGATTGGGGACTAGGATTCTTCAACTTAGAGGGGTGAAGAAAGTTTTCAGACAAATTTTTGGTGTTGGAAAAGGAGAGAAGCTGTTGAAGGCTTCTCAATGTTATTTATCAACAACAGCAGGCCCTATAGCAGGCCTCCTCTTTATCTCAACTCAAAGGCTTGCATTTTTCAGTGAAAGATCAATCAGATTTTCTTCCCCAAATGGTGAATTGGTTAGATTTCATTACATGGTAGATGACTCCCATAACTCTCTCTTTTCCTCTCCTTCTCCATGCTTCTCAATATCTAAGTAA
- the LOC100251568 gene encoding GEM-like protein 4, with the protein MSHPPEVKDSPTIFVPLNTPALYRVDQLKGFFQSLESRAFQITCCRLNCSTFRNMKSQLQEHIIGIPVSCQYDKPSLSNGSGAIIQKKWDSTNYRINKNRKKADNFVDGVREHVRLGPKFSETVKGKLSLGARILQVGGVKRVFKQIFVVGEGEKLLKASQCYLSTTGGPIAGLLFISSQRIAFCSDRSIKFSSPNGELIRIHYKVSIPLRKIKRANQSENVKNPSQKYMEIVTLDNFDFWFMGFLNYQKAFSYLQQALCEAHNLVEK; encoded by the exons ATGAGTCATCCACCAGAAGTTAAAGATTCACCCACCATTTTTGTCCCTTTAAATACACCTGCATTGTACAGGGTTGATCAACTCAAAGGGTTTTTTCAATCTCTAGAAAGTAGAGCATTCCAGATCACTTGCTGCAGACTGAATTGCAGCACTTTCAGAAATATGAAGAGCCAACTCCAAGAACATATTATTGGGATCCCAGTCAGCTGCCAATATGATAAGCCATCTCTTTCAAATGGCTCTGGGGCAATCATCCAAA AAAAATGGGATTCCACAAATTACAGGATCAACAAAAACAGGAAGAAGGCAGATAATTTTGTGGATGGAGTCCGAGAGCATG TGAGATTAGGGCCTAAGTTCTCTGAAACGGTGAAGGGAAAGTTGAGCTTGGGGGCTAGGATTCTTCAAGTTGGAGGAGTGAAGAGAGTTTTCAAGCAAATTTTTGTTGTTGGAGAAGGAGAGAAGCTATTGAAGGCTTCCCAATGCTACTTATCAACAACAGGAGGCCCTATAGCTGGTCTCCTCTTTATCTCTTCTCAGAGGATTGCCTTTTGCAGTGATAGATCAATCAAATTCTCTTCTCCAAATGGTGAATTGATTAGGATCCATTACAAG GTCTCTATCCCACTGAGAAAGATAAAAAGAGCCAACCAAAGCGAGAATGTGAAAAATCCATCTCAGAAGTACATGGAAATCGTTACTTTGGATAACTTTGACTTCTGGTTTATGGGATTCTTGAATTACCAAAAAGCTTTCAGCTACCTCCAACAGGCACTCTGTGAAGCGCATAATCTGGTTGAGAAGTGA